Within the Saccharomonospora amisosensis genome, the region GTGTCGTCGACGTGCGCAACGAGTTGCGGGTGGCACTCGAGGACACCTCGCCGGTACGCAGGACCTTCTGACCAGCCGCGTCACCGCGCCATGGTCGTAGCGACCTCCGGCATCGGTTGCCACCGCTGCGCGATCCGCGCTTCCAGCGCCCGCATCGTGGTGTATTCCAGGTCCTCAAGCGGCAACCGGTGCGGCTCGAACGGGCCGTGCCTGCGCAGGTAGTCCATGGCGGTGTTCGCCTGCTGCCGAGCGCCGTCGAACGACGGGTCGGCGAACATGTCCCGAGGCCCGATGAGCCTGCCGTCGGTGATCTGGAAGCCCAGCGCCACCACCCGCGGCGGGCCGTCGAAGCGTGCGGTGTGTGCGTCGGGAATGCTCACCGGCAGCAGCGGTGCGTGATGCGACCCGCGCATGGCGCCGCCGACGGTGTAGGGGAAGGAGAACGGCTCCAGCACCTCACCCACGGCGGGCAATCCCGACTGGCAGCGCACGATCATCACCGGGTCGTCCTTGCCGACGTACTTACCCGCTATCAGCGACAACCGCTGCGTCGACGTGGCAGCCGCCTGCTCGGTCAGGTTTCGTGACTCCACCGCGTGCACGACGTACCTCGCGGGCGCGCCGATGAACATCAGCATGTCGTAGAGCTCTTCAGGGCAGTCGAAGGTGATTCGCTTCTCCTCGAACAGGTCGTAGACCTCGAAGCGGAAACCCGCGTGCATCTTCTCGTCGATGACCAGCCCCGCGGTGTTGAACGGGTCGGCGAACATCTTGTAAAGCGCCAGATTCCACGCGCCCGGTTCGGTCTTGTCGGCCAGGAAGCAGATCACCGGCTCGCTCGGTCGGTCGGTGAACTCCAGTTCGGCGTAACCGGGCCCCATGCCCTTGAGGTTGCCGCTGAACGCGTCGCTGAGCAGGTCCTGACCCGCGCCGTAGAGTCCGAGCCGCTTCGCCACCTCGGTGGTTTCCTGGAAGGTGTCCCACGCGAAGCCGTGCACTCGCTCGCTGTCGGCCCCGTGCTCGTGAGTCATGATCAGCGACACGTCGTCGCCGCAACTGGCGACGTGGGCGTCCAGCAGCAGCCCGTCGCCGACAGCGCGGCGCGCCGCTTCCTGTGCCGTGGCCAGTAGATCCGGGTGTACGGCCGAGTGCCCGACGAATCCGCCGGTGTCGGCCTTGATAATGCTCAATGTCGTCATAGCGCCAGGCTGGGCACCGGTTACCGCGCCCGGGTAGGGCCGTAAGTCACACCTGGAGCCAGCGCACTCGCGAGGCGAAAGTCCCTACCGACCATGCGCGGCGAGGCCTACCTTCGCGCGTATGGCGCGGTCCAACGACGCCGTCGCGGCGATGCTGCTTGAGTTCGCGGAACTACTCGCCATCTCGGGAGGGCCGCCGTACAAGGTGCGGGCCTACGAGAAGGCCGCACAGGCGGTGGAGGGCCACCCGGCCGAGTTGGCGGCACTGGAGCCTGCCGGACTGGACGAGATCCCCAATGTGGGCTCCCAGCTCACCCGCAAGATCCGAGAGTTCCTCGACACCGGCTCGGTCGGTGAACTCGACGAGCTGCGCGAGCGCGTACCCACCGGGCTGCGGTCGCTGCTCACGATCCCGGGGCTGGGACCGAGGCGGGCACGACAGGTATACGAGGAACTCGGCATCACCTCACCCGACGACCTGCTCGCCGCGCTGCACGAGCACCGGCTGCGGGAGTTACGGGGTTGGGGAGTCAGGAGCGAGGACAACCTCGCCGCCGCCGTGCGAGAGGCGCAGTCGGCGGGGGAGCGGGTGCGGCTCGGCCTCGCCCTCGGAGTCGCGGAGCGGTTGCTCGAGCGGTTGCGCCCGCTGCCGCAGGTGAAGCGGGCCGAATACGCCGGGTCGCTGCGCCGGATGCGGGACAGCATCGGCGACATCGACCTGCTGGTGGCATCCGAGGACCCCGAACCGGTCATGCGGGCCGTCACCGAGCTACCCGTCGTGGAACGGGTCATCTCGCA harbors:
- the fbp gene encoding fructose-1,6-bisphosphate aldolase/phosphatase codes for the protein MTTLSIIKADTGGFVGHSAVHPDLLATAQEAARRAVGDGLLLDAHVASCGDDVSLIMTHEHGADSERVHGFAWDTFQETTEVAKRLGLYGAGQDLLSDAFSGNLKGMGPGYAELEFTDRPSEPVICFLADKTEPGAWNLALYKMFADPFNTAGLVIDEKMHAGFRFEVYDLFEEKRITFDCPEELYDMLMFIGAPARYVVHAVESRNLTEQAAATSTQRLSLIAGKYVGKDDPVMIVRCQSGLPAVGEVLEPFSFPYTVGGAMRGSHHAPLLPVSIPDAHTARFDGPPRVVALGFQITDGRLIGPRDMFADPSFDGARQQANTAMDYLRRHGPFEPHRLPLEDLEYTTMRALEARIAQRWQPMPEVATTMAR